The Pseudarthrobacter defluvii DNA window ACAGGTAAGTCCGCACCATGGACCAGGCGATGATCGAGTTCCAGAGCGTTACCAAGCAGTACCCGGGCGGCCAGCCGGCCGTGGATGGATTGTCCATGTCCATCGCCAAAGGTTCTGTCACCGTCTTCGTGGGACCGTCCGGCTGCGGTAAGACAACATCGCTGCGGATGATCAACCGGATGGTGGAACCCACCTCCGGAACCATCACGGTGGACGGCCGCGACGTCACCTCGGTACCGGCGGCGGAACTGCGCCGGTCCATGGGATACGTCATGCAGTCCGCCGGGTTGCTGCCGCACCGCTCGGTCCTGGACAACATCGCCACTGTTCCCCGGCTGAACGGGGTTTCCAAAGCGGACGCCCGGAAGCGGGCCGAGGAGCTCCTGGATGTGGTTGGTTTGGCGCACTCCCTGGGCAGGCGCTACCCGTCCCAGCTGTCCGGCGGCCAGCAGCAGCGTGTGGGCGTGGCACGGGCTCTGGCGGCAGATCCGCCCATCCTCCTCATGGATGAGCCGTTCAGCGCGGTGGATCCTGTGGTCCGGGACGAACTCCAGCAGGAACTGCTGCGCCTGCAGAGGGACCTGGCCAAGACCATCGTGTTTGTCACCCACGACATCGATGAAGCCACCATCCTGGGCGACAAGGTTGCTGTCTTTGCCACTGGCGGCAAGCTCGCCCAATACGCCACGCCCGAGGAAATCCTGAGGGCGCCGGCCAACAACTTCGTAGCCTCCTTTGTAGGCCGGGACCGCGGCTTCCGCCACCTCGGTTTCAGTTCATCCGAGGGCGTGTCGATCCACCCCGTGCCCACCATCATCCGTGCCTCCGGCGGATATGAGTCGGATTCCCGCGCTGCCGGTGGCTGGCAGTTGGTGGTGGACGCGGACAAGCGCCCGCTGGGCTGGTCGGCCCCGGGCACCGAGACTGAACTTGTTCCCGGGGGTTCGCTGTTCCGTCCTGGCGAGAGCCTGCGGCGCGCCCTGGATGCTGCCTTGTCCTCGCCGTCGGGCCCTGGGTGTCGCCGTCGACTCCGACGGCAGGGTCCTGGGCGTGGTCCGCGGCGGTGAAGTCCTGGCGCTGATCGAAGAAGCACGCCAAGTGCGGCAGGCTGCCCTCTGATGGAATGGTTCCTTGCCAATACCGGCATGATCCTGGAGCGCGGCGGCCAGCATCTGGTGCTGGCGCTCGTCCCCATGGTCCTGGGCCTGTTGATTTCCATTCCACTGGCGCAGCTGGCGCGGCGAAACAGCGCATTGCGTTCCGTGGTGCTGACCGCATCCTCCCTCCTGTACACCATCCCGTCACTGGCGCTGTTCATCATCCTGCCGACCGTCCTGGGCACCCGGATCCTGGACCCCCTGAACGTCGTGGTGGCACTGACCATCTACGCGGTGGCCCTGCTGGTCCGCGCCGCCCTGGACGCCTTCGATTCCGTGGACGCAGACATCAGCCGGGCCGCGCAGGCCATGGGCTTCAAACCGCTGGCCCGGTTCCTCCAGGTCGACCTGCCGCTCTCCCTGCCGGTTCTGTTCGCCGGGCTTCGGGTGGTGTCCGTCAGCAACATCTCGCTGGTGAGCGTGGCGGCCCTTTTGGGAGTCGGCAACCTGGGCATGCTCTTCACCGACGGCCTCCAACGCGACTTCGTCACGGAGGTGGTGGTGGGCATCATCGCTATCCTGGTCCTTGCGTTGGTCATGGACGCCGTCCTGGTCCTCGTGGAACGCGTCCTCACTCCATGGGAGCGGGCGGGCAGCCGGCGGGGCCGCGACGCGGACGATTCCGCAACAGCCGCTGCACAGCGGTTTGCGCGGCCCAAGACCGGTGGTGGTA harbors:
- a CDS encoding ABC transporter permease, which translates into the protein MEWFLANTGMILERGGQHLVLALVPMVLGLLISIPLAQLARRNSALRSVVLTASSLLYTIPSLALFIILPTVLGTRILDPLNVVVALTIYAVALLVRAALDAFDSVDADISRAAQAMGFKPLARFLQVDLPLSLPVLFAGLRVVSVSNISLVSVAALLGVGNLGMLFTDGLQRDFVTEVVVGIIAILVLALVMDAVLVLVERVLTPWERAGSRRGRDADDSATAAAQRFARPKTGGGNP